The Zygosaccharomyces rouxii strain CBS732 chromosome G complete sequence genome contains a region encoding:
- the OCT1 gene encoding metalloendopeptidase (similar to uniprot|P35999 Saccharomyces cerevisiae YKL134C OCT1 Mitochondrial intermediate peptidase cleaves N-terminal residues of a subset of proteins upon import after their cleavage by mitochondrial processing peptidase (Mas1p-Mas2p) may contribute to mitochondrial iron homeostasis): protein MFKTGILKRNLVANSKRVRLVTTRHLATQVNKLSNSNGQVESLRRTFDDADYWNEANKQNYALASLKGKFLSNIGNIGSSGTQHLETGLFRNPYLTSPDGLRKFSRQSLNQAYELLEDMKNDETPQGLQNYILRLDQLSDTLCRVIDLCEFIRSSHPDSHFVDAAQDCHEEMFEFMNVLNTDVNLCNKLRTVLNTPEVVCKLSSEEVKVGKILLEDFEKSGIYMNPEIREQFIALSQEISIVGQDFINNTDFVRTNYITVDCETIHNSGINQLILSQLSKDIKGKHYKIPTHGYIAYSVLRACPDEIVRKKLWTAMHSCPDKQIVRLDQLVRLRAVLAFLMGKKSYAEYQLEGKMAKSPEEVTDFIDSLIKVTQPKAKQELGFISDLKRKHMDLPPSETSNLDTLDIVRPWDRDFYHTIYSIQQRRQSPIDDQQISMYFTLGNVMQGLSDLFHQIYGIRLEPVIAQKGETWSPEVRRLNVVSDEEGVIGVVYCDLFERDGKTSNPSHFTVCCSRQIYPKENDLSTIQIGTNKDGTKFQLPIISLVCNFASSVVSFGQSLCLLHISEIETLFHEMGHAMHSMLGRTRLQNLSGTRCATDFVELPSILMEHFARDTRVLRQIGKHCNTGEPVPESLLTNYLQDLQYMQYCETFSQAKMAMLDQRLHGKEIITGMDTLDVVALYQNLERELRVLVDDQSTWCGRFGHLFGYGATYYSYLFDRAIASKVWESLFQEDPFSRAGGQRFKEYVLKWGGAKDPWQCIADVLDQPELSQGGTDAMQFIGRSEEL from the coding sequence ATGTTCAAGACTGGTATTTTAAAACGTAACTTAGTTGCAAACTCAAAGAGGGTGCGACTAGTTACCACTAGACATTTGGCGACACAAGTGAATAAACTCTCGAATAGTAATGGACAAGTGGAATCCTTGAGAAGAACTTTTGATGATGCAGATTACTGGAATGAAGCCAATAAACAAAACTATGCTTTGGCAAGCCTCAAGGGGAAATTTCTATCAAATATAGGAAATATAGGATCGAGTGGTACACAACACTTAGAAACTGGCCTGTTTAGAAATCCATATCTAACATCCCCTGACGGTCTACGAAAATTCAGTCGACAATCCTTAAATCAAGCATATGAACTTTTAGAAGATATGAAGAATGACGAAACTCCACAAGGTTTACAAAATTATATTTTAAGACTGGATCAATTGAGTGATACTCTTTGTAGGGTTATTGATCTGTGCGAGTTTATTAGATCATCTCACCCTGATTCTCATTTTGTAGATGCTGCTCAAGATTGTCATGAAGAAATGTTCGAGTTTATGAATGTTCTTAACACGGACGTGAACCTCTGTAATAAATTAAGAACAGTTTTAAACACTCCAGAAGTTGTTTGTAAACTATCATCTGAAGAGGTTAAAGTGGGTAAGATTCTTTTAGAAGATTTCGAAAAATCTGGTATTTATATGAATCCTGAAATTAGGGAACAATTTATTGCATTATCGCAGGAGATCAGTATTGTGGGCCaagattttatcaataaCACGGATTTTGTTCGTACCAACTATATCACAGTCGATTGTGAAACGATCCATAATAGTGGTATAAATCAACTGATCCTAAGTCAATTGTCTAAGGATATCAAAGGTAAACATTATAAAATACCCACACATGGATATATTGCCTATTCAGTATTGAGAGCATGTCCTGATGAAATAGTAAGGAAAAAGTTATGGACAGCCATGCATAGTTGCCCTGATAAGCAAATTGTAAGACTAGATCAATTAGTCAGGTTGAGAGCTGTGCTGGCATTTTTAATGGGGAAGAAGAGTTATGCGGAATATCAATTGGAAGGTAAGATGGCAAAGTCCCCTGAAGAAGTCACAGATTTTATTGACTCATTGATCAAAGTGACCCAACCAAAGGCGAAACAGGAATTAGGATTCATTTCAGATTTAAAACGTAAACATATGGATTTGCCGCCCTCGGAGACTTCTAATTTGGACACCCTGGATATCGTGCGACCATGGGATCGTGATTTTTACCACACCATTTATTCGATACAGCAACGTCGTCAATCCCCCATAGATGATCAACAGATATCTATGTATTTCACCTTAGGCAACGTCATGCAAGGTTTGTCAGATCTTTTCCACCAAATATATGGCATTAGATTAGAACCAGTAATAGCACAAAAGGGCGAAACATGGTCACCCGAAGTGAGAAGACTTAACGTAGTttcagatgaagaaggtgtAATTGGCGTAGTTTATTGCgatttatttgaaagagaTGGTAAAACATCAAATCCATCCCATTTCACCGTTTGTTGTTCAAGGCAAATTTATCCCAAGGAAAATGATTTATCCACGATTCAAATTGGTACCAATAAGGACGGAACCAAGTTTCAATTGCCCATCATTTCGCTGGTTTGCAATTTTGCTAGCTCAGTAGTATCTTTCGGTCAATCACTTTGTCTTTTACATATTagtgaaattgaaactCTCTTTCATGAAATGGGACATGCAATGCACTCTATGCTTGGTAGAACTCGTTTGCAGAATTTGAGCGGCACCCGTTGTGCTACTGATTTCGTAGAATTACCGAGTATTCTGATGGAGCATTTTGCTAGAGACACCAGGGTTCTAAgacaaattggaaaacatTGCAATACTGGCGAACCTGTTCCAGAATCACTATTGACCAATTATTTGCAAGATTTACAATACATGCAATACTGTGAAACTTTCTCTCAAGCCAAGATGGCCATGTTAGATCAAAGATTACatggtaaagaaattataACTGGAATGGATACATTAGATGTTGTGGcactttatcaaaatttggaaaggGAATTGAGAGTATTAGTGGATGACCAAAGCACTTGGTGTGGTAGATTTGGTCACCTTTTCGGTTACGGTGCTACTTATTACAGTTATCTCTTTGATAGAGCTATCGCTTCCAAAGTTTGGGAGTCACTTTTCCAAGAAGATCCCTTTAGTAGGGCTGGTGGTCAAAGATTCAAGGAATATGTCTTAAAATGGGGTGGTGCTAAGGATCCATGGCAATGTATCGCTGACGTCCTTGACCAACCTGAATTATCTCAAGGTGGTACCGATGCCATGCAATTTATTGGTCGTTCTGAGGAACTGTAA
- the ASC1 gene encoding 40S ribosomal protein RACK1 (highly similar to uniprot|P38011 Saccharomyces cerevisiae YMR116C ASC1 WD repeat protein (G-beta like protein) involved in translation regulation required for repression of Gcn4p activity in the absence of amino-acid starvation core component of the ribosome ortholog of mammalian RACK1): MSSAEFLVLRGTLEGHNGWVTSLATSAGQPNLLLSASRDKTLISWKLTGDDKQYGVPVRSFQGHNHIVQDCSLTADGAYALSASWDKTLRLWDVATGQTYQRFVGHKSDVMSVAIDRKASMIISGSRDRTVKVWTIRGQCLATMLGHNDWVSQVRIAPTEDANDDTVTVISAGMDKMVKAWNVNQFQIEADFIGHNNYVNTITASPDGSLVASAGKDGEIMLWNLADKVPMYTLSAQDEVFALAFSPNRYWLSAATSSGIKIFCLDPKYLVDELKPEFAGYTKASEPHAVSLAWSADGQTLFAGYTDNVIRVWQVMTAH, from the exons ATGTCTTCTGCTGAATTTTTGGTCCTTAGAGGTACTTTGGAAGGTCACAACGGTTGGGTCACTTCATTGGCCACTTCCGCTGGTCAACCAAACTTGTTGTTGTCCGCTTCCCGTGATAAAACTTTGATCTCCTGGAAATTGACTGGTGATGACAAGCAATACGGTGTCCCAGTTAGATCTTTCCAAGGTCACAACCACATTGTTCAAGACTGTTCCTTGACCGCTGACGGTGCTTACGCTTTGTCCGCCTCTTGGGATAAGACTTTGAGACTATGGGATGTCGCCACTGGTCAAACTTACCAAAGATTCGTCGGTCACAAGTCTGATGTTATGTCTGTTGCCATTGACAGAAAGGCTTCCATGATCATCTCTGGTTCTCGTGACAGAACCGTTAAGGTCTGGACTATCAGAGGTCAATGTTTGGCTACCATGTTGGGTCACAACGACTGGGTTTCTCAAGTGAGAATCGCTCCAACTGAAGATGCTAACGATGACACCGTCACCGTTATCTCTGCTGGTATGGACAAGATGGTTAAG GCTTGGAACGttaaccaattccaaattgaagCTGACTTCATCGGTCACAACAACTACGTTAACACCATCACTGCTTCTCCAGATGGTTCTCTAGTTGCTTCCGCTGGTAAGGACGGTGAAATCATGTTGTGGAACTTGGCTGACAAGGTCCCAATGTACACTTTGTCTGCTCAAGACGAAGTTTTCGCTTTGGCCTTCTCTCCAAACAGATACTGGTTGTCTGCTGCTACTTCTTCCGGTATCAAGATCTTCTGTCTAGATCCAAAATACTtggttgatgaattgaaaccaGAATTCGCTGGTTACACCAAGGCTTCCGAACCACACGCCGTTTCCTTGGCTTGGTCCGCTGATGGTCAAACTCTATTTGCTGGTTACACCGACAACGTCATCAGAGTTTGGCAAGTTATGACCGCTCACTAA